A single window of Dendropsophus ebraccatus isolate aDenEbr1 chromosome 5, aDenEbr1.pat, whole genome shotgun sequence DNA harbors:
- the LOC138794221 gene encoding uncharacterized protein, which yields MPSPSPNTSPLPSPSPNPNLMPSPSSTPNLMPSPSPNPSPLPSPSPNPNLMPSPSPNPILMPSPSPNPNLMPSPSPNPSPLPSPSPNPNLMPSPSPNPNLMPSPSSTPNLMPSPSPNPNLMPSPSPNLNLMPSPSSTPNLMPSPSPNLNLMPSPSPNPNLMPSPSPNPNLMPSPSSTPNLMPSPSPNLNLMPSPSPNPNLMPSPSPNPNLMPSPSPNPNLMPSPFPNPNLMPSPSPNPNLMPSPSPNPNLMPSPSPNPNLMPSPSPNLNLMLSPSPNPNLMPSPSPNPNLIPSPSPNLNLIPSPSPNLNLMPSPSPNFNLIPSPSPNPNLMPSPSPNLNLMPSPSPNPNLMPSPSPNPNLMPSPSPNPNLMPSPSPNPNLMPSPSPNPNLMPSPSPNPNLMPSPSPNLNLMPSPSPNLNLMPSPSPSPNLIPSPSPSPSPLDSQCPVLSLLSRPSPNHRLFSLPTTVIFPAHPPHTVLCTVTFFAPSYITSYFLTSLTTSHSHPSATILSSSPSHPTCHSTPTHRLSVSTSHTSTQCSTPKAISASATWLK from the coding sequence ATGCCCAGCCCATCCCCCAACACCAGTCCTTTGCCCAGCCCATCTCCCAACCCCAATCTTATGCCCAGCCCATCTTCCACCCCCAATCTTATGCCCAGCCCATCCCCCAACCCCAGTCCTTTGCCCAGCCCATCTCCCAACCCCAATCTTATGCCCAGCCCATCTCCCAACCCCATTCTTATGCCCAGCCCATCCCCCAACCCCAATCTTATGCCCAGCCCATCCCCCAACCCCAGTCCTTTGCCCAGCCCCTCTCCCAACCCCAATCTTATGCCCAGCCCATCTCCCAACCCCAATCTTATGCCCAGCCCATCTTCCACCCCCAATCTTATGCCCAGCCCATCTCCCAACCCCAATCTTATGCCCAGCCCATCTCCCAACCTCAATCTTATGCCCAGCCCATCTTCCACCCCCAATCTTATGCCCAGCCCATCTCCCAACCTCAACCTTATGCCCAGCCCATCTCCCAACCCCAATCTTATGCCCAGCCCATCTCCCAACCCCAATCTTATGCCCAGCCCATCTTCCACCCCCAATCTTATGCCCAGCCCATCCCCCAACCTCAATCTTATGCCCAGCCCATCTCCCAACCCCAATCTTATGCCCAGCCCATCCCCCAACCCCAATCTTATGCCCAGCCCATCTCCCAACCCCAATCTTATGCCCAGCCCATTTCCCAACCCCAATCTTATGCCCAGCCCATCTCCCAACCCCAATCTTATGCCCAGCCCATCTCCCAACCCCAATCTTATGCCCAGCCCATCTCCCAACCCCAATCTTATGCCCAGCCCATCCCCCAACCTCAATCTTATGCTCAGCCCATCTCCCAACCCCAATCTTATGCCCAGCCCATCTCCCAACCCCAATCTTATACCCAGCCCATCTCCCAACCTCAATCTTATACCCAGCCCATCTCCCAACCTCAATCTTATGCCCAGCCCATCTCCCAACTTCAATCTTATACCCAGCCCATCTCCCAACCCCAATCTTATGCCCAGCCCATCCCCCAACCTCAATCTTATGCCCAGCCCATCTCCCAACCCCAATCTTATGCCCAGCCCATCTCCCAACCCCAATCTTATGCCCAGCCCATCTCCCAACCCCAATCTTATGCCCAGCCCATCTCCCAACCCCAATCTTATGCCCAGCCCATCTCCCAACCCCAATCTTATGCCCAGCCCATCTCCCAACCCCAATCTTATGCCCAGCCCATCTCCCAACCTCAATCTTATGCCCAGCCCATCTCCCAACCTCAATCTTATGCCCAGCCCATCTCCCAGCCCCAATCTTATTCCCAGCCCATCTCCCAGCCCCAGTCCTTTGGACAGCCAATGTCCGGTCCTTAGTCTTTTGTCAAGACCATCTCCTAACCACAGACTTTTCTCTCTCCCAACCACAGTCATTTTCCCagcccatcccccacacacagtcctatGCACAGTCACATTCTTTGCCCCATCCTACATTACATCCTACTTCCTCACAAGCCTAACCACTTCACATTCCCATCCATCTGCCACCATTCTATCCtcatccccctcccatcccaCTTGCCACTCCACACCTACCCATCGCTTGTCTGTAAGCACTTCCCACACCTCCACGCAATGTTCAACTCCCAAAGCCATCTCAGCATCAGCAACTTGGCTAAAATAA
- the LOC138794222 gene encoding lysophosphatidic acid receptor 1-B-like translates to MNDFLNCSGEELNGSDVWSPDVVLALGISQMLTNIVSAIFNSAVIITITFSRDYTKCIFILFCNLAVSDLLVSLCGLWISVQFLTEPNSTLTGSWKTLIAYVSYTISILSTVYNLVSIGIERYLTVSGSTKFRYRVSRNQILSTVFIIWTVAIVLGSLPLLGWDCLRKDGNVSTLYGPFCIDYLAFITIPNCIVAFFFPLLSYVGIILLLRKQKLCMQAHGQHDGTYKAAEIQVAKTCIFIWILAVVSYAPFFGGVMWDVIYTVCPNKLNSRMFVFRNLSAMMITLNSLGDPIIYSLRLKTMSSSFVFCKCRSSNKISALTPGNG, encoded by the coding sequence ATGAATGACTTTCTAAACTGCTCTGGTGAAGAGCTGAATGGTTCGGATGTCTGGAGTCCAGATGTGGTTCTTGCACTAGGGATTTCTCAAATGCTCACTAATATAGTGTCTGCCATATTTAACTCTgcggtaattattactataacatTCTCTAGAGACtacacaaaatgtatttttatccttttttgcaACCTGGCTGTATCGGATCTGCTGGTGAGCTTATGTGGTTTATGGATCTCTGTACAATTTCTAACAGAACCTAACAGTACTCTAACTGGTTCTTGGAAGACCCTCATTGCCTATGTCTCGTACACCATTTCCATACTATCTACAGTATACAACTTAGTAAGTATTGGCATTGAACGCTATTTGACCGTATCTGGAAGCACCAAATTCAGATACAGAGTTTCCAGGAATCAGATTTTATCCACCGTGTTCATTATCTGGACAGTAGCTATTGTTCTTGGCTCTCTGCCTTTGTTAGGATGGGACTGCCTAAGAAAGGACGGGAACGTATCTACTCTATATGGACCTTTCTGCATTGACTATTTGGCTTTCATCACTATACCAAATTGCATTGTTGCATTCTTCTTCCCTCTTCTATCCTATGTGGGAATTATTCTACTATTAAGAAAACAGAAGCTTTGCATGCAGGCGCACGGGCAGCATGATGGGACCTATAAAGCTGCGGAAATACAAGTTGCCAAAACCTGCATTTTCATCTGGATCCTTGCAGTCGTGTCTTATGCTCCTTTCTTTGGTGGAGTCATGTGGGACGTCATCTACACAGTCTGCCCCAACAAGTTAAATTCGAGGATGTTTGTGTTTCGGAACCTCAGTGCTATGATGATTACACTGAATTCCTTGGGGGACCCTATTATTTACTCTCTCAGACTGAAAACAATGAGCAGTAGTTTTGTGTTCTGCAAGTGCCGGTCAAGTAATAAAATCTCTGCTCTGACTCCTGGAAATGGGTGA